A window from Polyangium spumosum encodes these proteins:
- a CDS encoding MXAN_2562 family outer membrane beta-barrel protein — translation MRSKILASALVGIAALLAAEGAEAQTRGVRDSNWRQRDRVSARQNGSPQRFAFELRFGLYYPAVDDEFGGTGPYSKFFGDAGRFYFGGEFDWQALRIPWVGSLGPGVGIGYTSASGKAFLSGTYDAADAQRAGETSLTILPMHVSGVIRFDELFRRTGFPVIPYGKIGLGMGLWWVDVGDATAEVGTGDDAIAGYGMSYGVHWALGGMLALDWLGRRSMAALDQESGINHVHLFGEWYNQNLGLGGNQMLVGTSTWAVGLTLEM, via the coding sequence ATGCGATCGAAAATCCTCGCTTCGGCGCTCGTCGGGATCGCCGCGCTCCTCGCCGCGGAGGGCGCGGAGGCGCAAACGAGAGGGGTCCGCGATTCGAACTGGCGGCAGCGGGATCGCGTGAGCGCGCGGCAGAACGGCAGCCCCCAGAGGTTCGCGTTCGAGCTCCGGTTCGGCCTGTATTATCCGGCCGTCGACGACGAGTTCGGCGGGACGGGCCCGTACAGCAAGTTCTTCGGCGACGCGGGCCGCTTCTATTTTGGCGGGGAGTTCGACTGGCAGGCGCTGCGGATTCCCTGGGTCGGCTCGCTCGGTCCCGGGGTCGGCATCGGATACACCTCCGCGTCGGGAAAGGCGTTCCTCTCGGGGACGTACGACGCCGCCGACGCGCAACGGGCCGGCGAGACCTCGCTCACCATTCTACCGATGCACGTCTCTGGCGTGATCCGCTTCGACGAGCTCTTTCGTCGCACGGGGTTCCCGGTCATTCCTTATGGCAAGATCGGCCTCGGCATGGGCCTCTGGTGGGTCGACGTCGGGGATGCGACGGCCGAGGTCGGCACGGGCGACGACGCGATCGCGGGGTATGGCATGAGTTATGGCGTGCACTGGGCGCTCGGCGGCATGCTCGCGCTCGATTGGCTCGGGCGCCGCTCCATGGCCGCGCTCGATCAGGAGTCGGGCATCAACCACGTGCACCTCTTCGGCGAGTGGTACAACCAGAACCTCGGCCTCGGGGGCAACCAGATGCTGGTGGGCACCTCGACCTGGGCCGTGGGCCTCACGCTCGAGATGTGA
- a CDS encoding 1,4-dihydroxy-2-naphthoyl-CoA synthase → MTVSAIFDPARWREVPGFSFTDITYHRAVDQGTVRIAFHRPEVRNAFRPKTVDELYTALEHARTTPDVGCVLLTGNGPSPKDGGWAFCSGGDQRIRGKDGYKYEGDEAGEVDAARLGRLHILEVQRLIRFMPKVVIAVVPGWAVGGGHSLHVVCDMTLASRENARFKQTDPDVASFDSGYGSALLARQVGQKKAREIFFLGLDYTAEQAAAMGMVNAVVPHEDLEKVALEWGALINGKSPTAMRMLKYGFNLPDEGLVGQQLFAGEATRLAYGTEEAQEGRDAFLEKRKPDYKKFPWHY, encoded by the coding sequence ATGACCGTCTCAGCGATCTTCGATCCCGCCCGATGGCGCGAGGTGCCGGGTTTTTCGTTCACGGACATCACCTACCACCGCGCCGTGGACCAAGGCACCGTTCGTATCGCTTTCCACAGGCCCGAGGTGCGCAACGCGTTTCGTCCGAAGACGGTGGACGAGCTCTACACCGCCCTCGAGCACGCGCGGACGACGCCGGACGTGGGCTGCGTGCTCCTCACGGGCAACGGCCCCTCCCCGAAGGACGGCGGCTGGGCCTTCTGCTCGGGCGGCGATCAACGAATTCGCGGCAAGGACGGGTACAAATACGAGGGCGACGAGGCCGGCGAGGTCGACGCCGCGCGGCTCGGGCGGCTGCACATCCTCGAGGTGCAGCGGCTCATTCGTTTCATGCCGAAGGTCGTGATCGCGGTGGTGCCGGGCTGGGCCGTCGGCGGCGGCCACAGCCTGCACGTCGTCTGCGACATGACGCTCGCGAGCCGGGAGAACGCGCGTTTCAAGCAGACGGACCCCGATGTGGCGAGCTTCGACAGCGGCTACGGATCGGCCCTGCTCGCGCGGCAGGTCGGCCAGAAGAAGGCGCGGGAGATCTTCTTCCTCGGCCTCGATTACACCGCAGAACAGGCCGCGGCGATGGGCATGGTGAACGCGGTCGTCCCGCACGAGGACCTGGAGAAGGTGGCGCTCGAATGGGGCGCGCTCATCAACGGCAAGAGCCCGACCGCGATGCGAATGCTGAAATACGGCTTCAACCTCCCCGACGAGGGCCTCGTGGGCCAGCAGCTCTTCGCCGGCGAGGCGACGCGGCTCGCCTACGGCACCGAGGAGGCCCAGGAGGGCCGCGACGCGTTCCTGGAAAAACGCAAACCCGATTACAAGAAATTCCCCTGGCATTATTGA
- a CDS encoding Npt1/Npt2 family nucleotide transporter: MSHPPVPTAAPPLPNEGPGPGTVTTNRDGARHAAASSLLGIALSRAEIERVVLLSTLLFLSSLLLVVGRTARDALFLTRFPVTWIAPMWMAYGVVSAVVAFGYERALRKLPRARFGAWFALGAAASYVLLRVLIGQDVGAAYLVFAIWADVIANLTGMLSWSIAQDLYDARSAKRIFGLIGAGHITGTVVSGLGAGAIAPVIGAENLIFVLVAALLGVALLCRVAARRHGMGSSHRTHEHARAHEHEKTPLFGSRYVVGIAVTILLVFTVLTVGDYQFKAIARTTYPDRDSLARFMGTFYGVIGLIGLFVQLVVTPRMLERAGVLGGAATMPVAFITSTVLLVAFPSMPLAAVLKASDNALQFSIFDVTLQILLFPFPAAMRDRVRTLASAIMKPLGCGVGAALLLVFSPSAGEAQPGAALITAAAKLGYVTIPLGLVILPLLLVVRRGYVEAMQGTLLRGKLTPEMPQRGGRAIAALAGALSSLDAPQVLFALDRLRQLDPARVREALPALTRHGSARVRAAALRTSRALGHPDAATMARERLEDPDPEVRGIAVELLAHALGEDAHEELCALAARGGDDTAQAAAIAALLRHGGLGGMLEGAPRLRDLLDSDTPTERVIAARVLGLVGQPQLERAVARLLADENLEVRKAALAASATVAAPKLLPMLCDALADHTLGKAAANAIVALGDRAIPRLVATLSDPGADATVRLALPRLLSRIGTSAALAALLDRVDEPDDRVRQKVLASASRLRLALGAPPAPLEPIRERIEREAQAHERERDAYLLVRPRLARPLLDAHVERRLRKGLIRILRLCELVYPREVVAGVRTHVFGKDRSLRANAFEVLESLLDRRRGARLVALFERYLELAERLPRGGADPSMVDVVAFVRSELQSSDPYRAALVLEAIAVHRIEACAKDALAALETPDPLVREAAAIAVVETRAEGAEEKLRRLTNDPDRVVARWAAYWAKTGRSGMDAGDGMYTTIEKVLFLQRVPILSKISGEELVGLARTSEVLGLPRGEVIFRQGDSGAALYFIISGSVSLRVEGKEVVRLGANEVFGETSIIDREPRAATAVSLEPVELLRVSGEDFSAAVHDTAEIAMGVLRVVSTRLREADRRLSMAEAELARLRKTSAPTDEHPLPEGDAAAARRSWDDDDE, from the coding sequence GTGTCCCATCCCCCCGTCCCGACCGCAGCACCGCCCCTGCCGAACGAAGGCCCGGGCCCGGGGACCGTCACGACGAACCGGGACGGGGCCCGCCACGCCGCCGCGTCGTCGTTGCTCGGCATCGCCCTCAGCCGGGCCGAGATCGAGCGCGTCGTGCTGCTCTCGACGCTGCTCTTCTTGTCCTCGCTTTTGCTCGTCGTCGGCCGCACGGCGCGTGACGCGCTCTTCCTGACGCGCTTCCCCGTCACGTGGATCGCGCCGATGTGGATGGCCTACGGCGTGGTCTCCGCCGTCGTGGCCTTCGGCTACGAGCGCGCCCTCCGGAAGCTGCCGCGGGCCCGCTTCGGCGCCTGGTTCGCCCTCGGCGCGGCCGCGAGTTACGTGCTCTTGCGCGTGCTCATCGGCCAGGACGTCGGCGCCGCGTACCTCGTCTTCGCGATCTGGGCGGACGTCATCGCGAACCTGACGGGCATGCTCTCCTGGAGCATCGCGCAGGACCTCTACGACGCGCGCAGCGCCAAGCGCATCTTCGGCCTGATCGGCGCGGGCCACATCACGGGCACGGTGGTCTCGGGCCTCGGCGCCGGCGCGATCGCGCCGGTGATCGGCGCAGAGAACCTGATCTTCGTCCTCGTCGCGGCGCTGCTCGGCGTCGCGCTCCTCTGCCGCGTCGCGGCGCGCCGTCACGGGATGGGCTCGTCGCATCGCACGCACGAGCACGCCCGCGCGCACGAGCACGAGAAGACGCCGCTCTTCGGATCCCGGTACGTGGTGGGCATCGCCGTGACGATCTTGCTCGTCTTCACGGTCCTCACGGTCGGCGATTACCAGTTCAAGGCCATCGCCCGCACCACCTACCCCGATCGCGACTCGCTCGCGCGTTTCATGGGCACGTTTTACGGGGTGATCGGGCTCATCGGGCTCTTCGTGCAGCTCGTCGTGACGCCCCGCATGCTCGAGCGCGCCGGGGTCCTCGGCGGCGCCGCGACCATGCCCGTCGCGTTCATCACGAGCACGGTCCTGCTCGTCGCGTTCCCCTCGATGCCGCTCGCGGCGGTGCTCAAGGCGAGCGACAACGCGCTGCAGTTCTCGATCTTCGACGTGACGCTGCAGATCCTGCTCTTCCCGTTCCCCGCCGCGATGCGGGACCGGGTGCGGACGCTCGCGTCGGCGATCATGAAGCCGCTCGGCTGCGGCGTCGGCGCCGCGTTGCTCCTCGTGTTCAGCCCCTCGGCAGGTGAGGCGCAGCCGGGCGCAGCGCTCATCACGGCCGCGGCGAAGCTCGGCTACGTGACGATCCCGCTCGGCCTCGTGATCCTGCCGCTCCTGCTCGTCGTTCGGCGCGGCTACGTGGAGGCGATGCAGGGCACGCTCCTGCGCGGCAAGCTCACGCCGGAGATGCCCCAGCGCGGCGGCAGGGCCATCGCCGCGCTCGCCGGGGCGCTGTCGAGCCTGGACGCGCCGCAGGTGCTCTTCGCCCTCGACAGGCTGCGTCAGCTCGACCCGGCGCGCGTCCGCGAGGCGCTGCCGGCGCTCACGCGGCACGGCTCGGCGCGCGTGCGGGCCGCGGCGCTCCGAACGTCCCGCGCGCTCGGGCACCCCGACGCTGCCACGATGGCGCGCGAGCGGCTGGAAGATCCCGATCCCGAGGTGCGAGGCATCGCCGTCGAGCTGCTCGCCCACGCGCTCGGCGAGGACGCCCACGAGGAGCTCTGCGCGCTCGCCGCACGAGGAGGCGACGACACCGCGCAGGCCGCGGCGATCGCGGCGCTGCTGCGCCACGGCGGGCTCGGCGGCATGCTCGAAGGCGCGCCGAGGCTGCGTGATCTCCTGGACAGCGACACGCCGACCGAGCGCGTGATCGCCGCGCGGGTGCTCGGTCTGGTCGGACAACCGCAGCTCGAGCGGGCCGTCGCGCGGCTGCTCGCCGATGAGAACCTCGAGGTGCGCAAGGCTGCGCTCGCCGCCTCCGCGACGGTGGCCGCGCCGAAGCTCTTGCCGATGCTCTGCGACGCGCTCGCCGATCACACGCTCGGCAAGGCCGCGGCGAACGCGATCGTGGCGCTCGGCGATCGCGCGATCCCGCGGCTCGTGGCGACGCTCTCCGATCCGGGCGCGGACGCGACCGTGAGGCTCGCCCTGCCGCGCCTCCTGTCGCGGATCGGCACGAGCGCGGCGCTCGCCGCGCTTCTCGATCGCGTGGACGAACCGGACGATCGCGTGCGGCAAAAGGTGCTCGCCTCGGCCTCGCGGCTCCGCCTCGCCCTCGGCGCGCCGCCTGCGCCGCTCGAGCCGATCCGCGAGCGCATCGAGCGCGAAGCGCAGGCGCACGAGCGCGAGCGCGACGCGTATCTCCTCGTGCGCCCCCGCCTCGCGCGCCCGCTGCTCGACGCGCACGTGGAGCGCCGCTTGCGCAAGGGCCTCATCCGGATCTTGCGCCTCTGCGAGCTCGTTTACCCGCGCGAGGTGGTGGCCGGGGTGCGGACGCACGTCTTCGGCAAGGATCGCTCGCTCCGGGCGAACGCCTTCGAGGTGCTCGAGTCGCTGCTCGATCGAAGGCGCGGCGCCCGGCTCGTCGCGCTCTTCGAGCGTTACCTGGAGCTCGCCGAGCGCCTGCCGCGCGGCGGCGCGGATCCGAGCATGGTCGACGTCGTGGCCTTCGTTCGATCCGAGCTTCAGTCGAGCGATCCCTACCGCGCCGCGCTCGTGCTCGAGGCGATCGCGGTGCACCGGATCGAGGCGTGCGCGAAGGACGCGCTCGCCGCGCTGGAGACGCCGGATCCGCTGGTGCGCGAGGCCGCGGCGATCGCGGTGGTCGAGACGCGGGCCGAGGGCGCGGAGGAGAAGCTCCGGCGCCTGACGAACGATCCGGACCGTGTCGTCGCGCGGTGGGCCGCGTACTGGGCGAAGACGGGCCGGAGCGGGATGGACGCGGGAGACGGCATGTACACGACGATCGAGAAGGTGCTCTTTCTGCAACGAGTGCCGATCCTCTCGAAGATCTCGGGTGAGGAGCTCGTGGGCCTCGCGCGGACCTCGGAGGTGCTCGGCCTGCCGCGCGGCGAGGTGATCTTCCGGCAAGGGGATTCCGGCGCTGCGCTCTACTTCATCATCTCGGGCTCGGTCAGCCTGCGCGTCGAGGGCAAGGAGGTCGTGCGGCTCGGCGCGAACGAGGTCTTCGGCGAGACGTCGATCATCGATCGAGAGCCACGCGCGGCGACCGCCGTGAGCCTCGAGCCCGTCGAGCTCCTGCGCGTGTCGGGCGAGGACTTCAGCGCCGCGGTGCACGACACGGCCGAGATCGCCATGGGCGTCTTGCGTGTGGTGAGCACCCGGCTGCGCGAGGCGGATCGAAGGCTCTCCATGGCGGAAGCCGAGCTCGCGCGGCTACGCAAGACCTCGGCCCCGACGGACGAGCATCCGCTGCCCGAAGGCGACGCCGCAGCGGCGCGGCGAAGCTGGGACGACGACGACGAGTGA
- a CDS encoding tetratricopeptide repeat protein produces the protein MATSKAAPSGFSLLLVAASAFLGHARALQAGFVFDDRGAIQENPVVQGGLDLGALLGTDFWGRPPGEGPGTWRPLVVFSFWLNEQLGGFHTTNLVLHVATSVVLALALARHTGRTTFAVLAAMVFGVLGVHTEAVAGLVGRADVMAAGLAWLAWYAAGRADEPESPRKLAGAALAFAGALASKESAIVFPLFLVLADRTLSPPGRAPRIVSARYGSLVAAAGVVIALRSMAFAPPLSAVMREVQANPLLAEGMGTRLWTSLRLFGMALGKIVLPVGLSADYSYAAILPEHSPFAWPVLAGALALVGLVVAAIRLRLREPLLALAAVMVLVPWIVTSQLPFVLPTIFAERLLYLPAAGFALVIARLGEWALERTPGALVPAERATKKGKKRAAQKRREEADPARLRSLVLVLAPVMLGNAALAWDRTADWENERTLFASAIEVVSRSARAHHNYGSALLNEGKAAAAIAPFEEACEILPTWAEPHAQLGVALLEAGRPREAEEHFRKAVELDPASPKAVFNLAVFFAREGRLEEARSTLAPFVERHPKRSREAELLKQIEATLRAPQRP, from the coding sequence ATGGCTACATCGAAGGCCGCGCCGTCCGGCTTCTCGCTCTTGCTCGTCGCGGCGAGCGCCTTCCTGGGGCACGCGCGCGCGCTCCAGGCGGGCTTCGTCTTCGATGATCGCGGGGCGATCCAGGAGAACCCGGTCGTGCAGGGGGGCCTCGATCTCGGGGCGCTGCTCGGCACGGATTTCTGGGGGCGGCCGCCGGGCGAGGGGCCCGGGACGTGGCGGCCGCTCGTCGTGTTCTCGTTCTGGTTGAACGAGCAGCTCGGCGGGTTTCATACGACGAACCTCGTGCTGCACGTGGCGACGTCGGTGGTGCTCGCGCTCGCGCTCGCGCGGCACACGGGGCGGACCACGTTCGCCGTCCTCGCCGCGATGGTCTTCGGCGTGCTCGGCGTGCACACGGAGGCCGTGGCCGGGCTCGTGGGGCGCGCGGACGTGATGGCCGCAGGGCTCGCGTGGCTCGCGTGGTACGCAGCCGGGCGCGCGGACGAGCCGGAATCTCCGCGAAAGCTGGCCGGCGCGGCGCTCGCGTTCGCGGGAGCGCTCGCCTCGAAGGAGTCGGCGATCGTCTTTCCGCTGTTCCTCGTGCTCGCCGATCGGACCCTCTCGCCGCCGGGGCGCGCGCCGCGGATCGTCTCGGCGCGGTACGGATCTCTCGTCGCGGCGGCGGGCGTGGTGATCGCGCTGCGGAGCATGGCCTTCGCGCCGCCACTCTCCGCGGTGATGCGGGAGGTCCAGGCGAACCCCCTGCTCGCCGAGGGGATGGGGACGCGGCTCTGGACCTCGCTCCGGCTCTTCGGCATGGCGCTCGGCAAGATCGTCCTGCCCGTGGGTTTGTCTGCGGACTATTCGTACGCGGCGATCCTCCCGGAACACTCGCCCTTCGCGTGGCCCGTGCTCGCGGGAGCGCTCGCGCTCGTCGGCCTCGTGGTCGCGGCGATCCGCCTGCGCCTGCGGGAGCCGCTGCTCGCGCTCGCGGCCGTGATGGTGCTCGTGCCGTGGATCGTGACGAGCCAGCTGCCCTTCGTGCTCCCGACGATCTTCGCCGAGCGGCTGCTCTACCTGCCAGCCGCGGGCTTCGCGCTCGTGATCGCGCGGCTCGGCGAGTGGGCGCTCGAGCGAACGCCCGGCGCGCTCGTGCCCGCCGAAAGAGCCACGAAGAAGGGGAAGAAGCGCGCGGCGCAGAAGCGGCGGGAGGAGGCGGATCCCGCGCGTTTGCGCTCGCTCGTGCTCGTGCTCGCGCCCGTGATGCTCGGCAACGCGGCGCTCGCGTGGGATCGTACTGCGGACTGGGAAAACGAGCGGACGCTGTTCGCGTCGGCGATCGAGGTCGTGTCGAGGTCGGCGCGGGCGCACCACAACTACGGCTCCGCGCTGCTCAACGAGGGCAAGGCGGCCGCGGCGATCGCGCCGTTCGAGGAGGCGTGCGAGATCCTGCCGACCTGGGCCGAGCCACACGCGCAGCTCGGGGTCGCGCTGCTCGAAGCGGGACGACCACGCGAGGCGGAAGAGCACTTCCGCAAGGCCGTGGAGCTCGATCCGGCCTCGCCGAAGGCGGTCTTCAACCTCGCGGTCTTCTTCGCCCGGGAAGGGAGGCTCGAGGAGGCGAGGTCGACCCTCGCGCCCTTCGTCGAACGTCACCCGAAGCGGTCGCGCGAGGCCGAGTTGCTGAAGCAGATCGAGGCGACGCTCCGGGCGCCACAACGCCCCTGA
- a CDS encoding DUF6600 domain-containing protein has protein sequence MAVQADTPAGLPQGWTSDAPEAETAPRAEGFQPTQAVDAQVSVTVSSDEYLDTDPAALNDFREPLSPYGTWVDDPTYGTIWVPSANVVGSDFAPYQTAGRWELDVDGNWMWVSDYDWGYIPFHYGRWTWIGGRGWGWIPGRVYAPAWVTWRMTDYGYVGWAPMAPSWYWFGGSAVNVWVSPSSAFVFCPSSYVFHRHMHTYVVRDRDIVRRIGAHSRPYRPANPSAGGGGAHARSSYRPASPSLADAKIPAGAAPEKRAAPDARAVAYSRRSTTAQAKTMPAPSRGLVAAPSAGRARGAHADGRGVHVDRSPRGSEVSPRDTRGGRPAVSSPSRGTRSPSVSPSRSSTSRPSVAPSRPSTSRPSVAPSRPSTSRPSTSRPSVSPSRSSSPSRSVSPSRSSSPSRSISPSRSSSPSRSISPSRSSSPSRSISPSRSSSPSRSSSPSRGRR, from the coding sequence ATGGCAGTCCAAGCGGATACACCCGCCGGTCTCCCGCAGGGCTGGACGAGCGACGCGCCCGAGGCGGAAACGGCTCCGCGCGCAGAGGGCTTTCAGCCCACGCAGGCCGTCGACGCGCAGGTCAGCGTCACGGTGTCGAGCGACGAGTACCTCGACACCGATCCTGCCGCGCTGAACGATTTCCGCGAGCCCCTCTCGCCGTACGGCACGTGGGTCGACGATCCCACCTACGGCACGATCTGGGTGCCGAGCGCCAACGTCGTCGGCTCGGACTTCGCGCCGTACCAGACGGCGGGCCGCTGGGAGCTCGACGTCGACGGCAACTGGATGTGGGTCAGCGATTACGACTGGGGCTACATCCCGTTCCATTACGGTCGCTGGACGTGGATCGGCGGTCGCGGCTGGGGCTGGATCCCGGGCCGCGTGTATGCGCCGGCGTGGGTGACCTGGCGCATGACGGATTACGGCTACGTCGGCTGGGCTCCGATGGCGCCGTCCTGGTACTGGTTCGGCGGCTCGGCGGTGAACGTGTGGGTGTCGCCTTCGTCCGCGTTCGTGTTCTGCCCGTCGAGTTACGTCTTCCACCGCCACATGCACACGTACGTCGTGCGTGATCGCGACATCGTCCGGCGCATCGGCGCGCATTCGCGCCCGTATCGCCCGGCCAACCCGTCGGCGGGCGGCGGCGGCGCGCACGCGCGTTCGTCGTATCGCCCCGCTTCGCCCTCGCTCGCGGACGCGAAGATCCCCGCGGGGGCCGCTCCGGAAAAACGCGCCGCTCCGGACGCGCGCGCGGTCGCTTATTCGCGTCGCAGCACGACCGCGCAAGCGAAGACGATGCCGGCTCCGTCGCGTGGCCTCGTCGCTGCGCCGTCCGCCGGAAGGGCCCGGGGCGCGCACGCCGACGGCCGTGGCGTCCACGTGGATCGCAGCCCGCGCGGCAGCGAGGTCAGCCCGCGTGACACGCGCGGCGGCCGTCCCGCCGTGTCGTCGCCTTCGCGCGGGACGCGTTCGCCGAGCGTGTCGCCGTCGCGGTCCTCGACGTCGCGTCCCTCCGTCGCGCCGTCGCGTCCGTCGACCTCGCGTCCCTCCGTCGCGCCGTCGCGTCCTTCGACCTCGCGTCCTTCGACCTCGCGTCCGTCGGTCTCGCCGTCGCGGTCTTCCTCGCCGTCACGCTCGGTCTCGCCGTCACGGTCTTCCTCGCCGTCGCGCTCGATCTCGCCGTCGCGGTCTTCCTCGCCGTCGCGCTCGATCTCGCCGTCGCGGTCTTCCTCGCCGTCGCGCTCGATCTCGCCGTCGCGGTCTTCCTCGCCGTCGCGGTCTTCCTCGCCGTCGCGCGGGCGGCGCTGA
- a CDS encoding insulinase family protein produces MKLAKSSLVLSLAATITLAACGGETLVTPNDPTKTETQQGTAPVVASKPAVDVLGPKPELPPSRPFTPPTVETFTTKNGLSVWLVEKHGLPLVSAVLVVRGGSSADPADKPGLMHITTDMLDEGAGKRSAVEVSSGINDLGATLSLGTGTDASVVSLTALKNNFGAAFEIFSDVVARPHFDAKEWKRVSELWHNDLKTRADQPMSVSRVINAAALFGPGTPYGHPSDGSLDAATKLDLKAVKRFYAESFRPDRSVLVVAGDISRKEVTDIIDAKLGTWKAPPAKAAPKAAELPGPRPASARPKLVLVDRPGAPQSVIAVVRDGVAASDPLMPRLDLINTALGGSFTSRLNMNLREEHHWAYGAGSTFQESRNKGGFWAIASVETPATGVALKEMLSELSKMAASGPTAEELDKAKAQDRAELMQTYETVSGTARRLAALARLGLPPGHDSEASHARQSATLTEVAALAKAHVDPGSATVVVVGPRDAVAPQLATLGLGEPELWDPEGKPASAAAKPADKPAAKKGK; encoded by the coding sequence GTGAAGCTTGCGAAGAGCTCGCTCGTCCTGTCGCTCGCCGCGACCATCACCCTCGCCGCGTGTGGCGGCGAGACGCTCGTCACGCCGAACGACCCGACGAAGACGGAGACGCAACAAGGGACCGCGCCCGTGGTCGCGTCGAAGCCCGCCGTGGACGTGCTCGGCCCGAAGCCGGAGCTCCCGCCGAGCCGGCCGTTCACACCTCCCACCGTCGAGACGTTCACGACCAAGAACGGCCTGTCGGTGTGGCTCGTCGAGAAGCATGGCTTGCCCCTCGTGTCGGCGGTGCTCGTCGTGCGCGGTGGGTCCTCGGCCGATCCGGCCGACAAGCCCGGCCTCATGCACATCACGACCGACATGCTCGACGAGGGCGCCGGCAAGCGCAGCGCCGTCGAGGTGTCGAGCGGCATCAACGACCTCGGCGCGACGCTCTCCCTCGGCACCGGCACCGACGCGAGCGTCGTTTCGCTCACCGCGCTGAAGAACAACTTCGGCGCGGCGTTCGAGATCTTCTCCGACGTCGTGGCGCGCCCGCACTTCGACGCGAAGGAGTGGAAGCGCGTCTCGGAGCTCTGGCACAACGATCTGAAGACACGCGCCGATCAACCGATGAGCGTGTCACGCGTCATCAACGCGGCGGCGCTCTTCGGCCCGGGGACGCCGTACGGCCACCCCTCGGACGGCTCGCTCGACGCCGCGACGAAGCTCGATCTGAAGGCGGTGAAGCGCTTCTACGCGGAGAGCTTCCGCCCCGATCGTTCGGTGCTCGTCGTCGCGGGCGACATCTCTCGCAAGGAGGTGACGGACATCATCGACGCGAAGCTCGGCACCTGGAAGGCGCCGCCCGCGAAGGCCGCGCCGAAGGCCGCGGAGCTGCCCGGCCCGCGCCCGGCCTCGGCCCGGCCGAAGCTCGTGCTCGTCGATCGCCCCGGCGCTCCGCAGTCCGTCATCGCCGTCGTGCGTGACGGCGTGGCTGCCAGCGATCCGCTCATGCCGCGGCTCGATCTCATCAACACGGCGCTCGGCGGCTCGTTCACGTCGCGGCTCAACATGAACCTGCGCGAGGAGCACCACTGGGCCTACGGCGCAGGCTCGACGTTCCAGGAGAGCCGCAACAAGGGCGGCTTCTGGGCCATCGCCTCGGTCGAGACGCCTGCGACGGGCGTCGCGCTGAAGGAGATGCTGAGCGAGCTCTCGAAGATGGCCGCGTCGGGGCCGACGGCCGAGGAGCTCGACAAGGCGAAGGCGCAGGATCGCGCGGAGCTCATGCAGACCTACGAGACCGTGAGCGGCACGGCGCGCAGGCTCGCGGCGCTCGCGCGGCTCGGGCTGCCGCCCGGGCACGATAGCGAAGCGAGCCACGCGCGGCAGAGCGCGACCCTCACGGAGGTCGCCGCGCTCGCGAAGGCGCACGTCGATCCGGGCTCGGCGACGGTGGTCGTGGTGGGGCCACGCGACGCGGTCGCGCCGCAGCTCGCGACGCTCGGCCTCGGCGAGCCCGAGCTCTGGGATCCGGAGGGCAAGCCGGCGAGCGCTGCGGCGAAGCCCGCGGACAAACCGGCTGCGAAGAAGGGCAAGTAG